The Polyangiaceae bacterium genome includes a region encoding these proteins:
- a CDS encoding dihydroorotase — protein sequence MTSPVELLVVKSVRAVDPAAGLDGEVDLVVEHGRITRLGKGAGREAAGSERARVVDGAGKWLLPAFVDLHAHLREPGQEYKEDIASGLAAAAAGGYAHVCVMPNTKPVNDTRAVTEMMLRRAAEVGGPRLHPIAAITMGQKGKELTEMAELRDAGAVAVSDDGVCVMSSAVMRRALEYAKTFDLPVIQHAEDHELSAGADMHEGAVSARLGLRGWPRVAEDVIVARDVLLAEYTRARYHVAHASTLGTVRILREAKSRGLPVTAEVTPHHLLLTDAAVIGYDTACKVNPPLREEADVEALRAALADGTLDAIATDHAPHTSLEKDCEFSFAKPGMMGLELCFGLLLGLVGKNGLTLGRLIDALSTRPARIAGLDAPSLREGAPADLVLVDPEALWTPERGKLRSKSDNTPFLGRELRGRVLVTLADGRAVFDALGDAR from the coding sequence GTGACGTCGCCAGTCGAGCTCCTGGTCGTGAAGAGCGTGCGGGCCGTCGATCCCGCTGCGGGTCTCGACGGCGAGGTGGATCTGGTGGTCGAGCACGGGCGCATCACCCGGCTCGGCAAGGGCGCCGGGCGCGAGGCCGCCGGGAGCGAGCGCGCCCGGGTGGTGGACGGCGCCGGCAAGTGGCTCCTGCCCGCCTTCGTCGATCTGCACGCCCACCTGCGCGAGCCGGGCCAGGAGTACAAAGAGGACATCGCCAGCGGGCTCGCCGCCGCGGCGGCCGGCGGCTACGCGCACGTGTGCGTGATGCCGAACACCAAGCCGGTGAACGACACCCGCGCCGTCACCGAGATGATGCTCAGGCGCGCGGCGGAGGTCGGCGGCCCGCGCCTGCACCCCATCGCGGCCATCACCATGGGGCAGAAGGGCAAGGAGCTGACGGAGATGGCCGAGCTCCGCGACGCCGGCGCGGTCGCGGTCAGCGACGACGGCGTGTGCGTGATGTCCAGCGCGGTGATGCGCCGCGCCCTCGAGTACGCCAAGACCTTCGACCTGCCGGTGATCCAGCACGCCGAGGACCACGAGCTCAGCGCCGGCGCCGACATGCACGAGGGCGCGGTGAGCGCGCGGCTCGGGCTGCGGGGCTGGCCGCGGGTGGCCGAGGACGTGATCGTCGCCCGCGACGTCTTGCTCGCAGAGTACACCCGGGCGCGCTACCACGTGGCCCACGCCTCGACGCTGGGCACGGTGCGCATCCTGCGCGAGGCCAAGAGCCGCGGCCTGCCGGTGACCGCCGAGGTCACGCCGCACCACCTCTTGCTGACCGACGCAGCGGTGATCGGCTACGACACGGCCTGCAAGGTCAACCCGCCGTTGCGCGAGGAGGCCGACGTGGAGGCGCTCCGCGCCGCGCTGGCCGACGGAACCCTGGACGCCATCGCCACCGATCACGCCCCGCACACCTCGCTGGAGAAGGACTGCGAGTTCTCCTTCGCGAAGCCCGGCATGATGGGGCTCGAGCTGTGCTTCGGCCTGCTGCTCGGCCTGGTGGGCAAGAACGGGCTCACGCTCGGGCGGCTGATCGACGCTCTGTCCACGCGCCCCGCGCGCATCGCCGGGCTCGACGCCCCCAGCCTGCGCGAAGGCGCGCCGGCGGATCTGGTGCTGGTCGATCCGGAAGCGCTCTGGACGCCGGAGCGCGGCAAGCTCCGCTCCAAGAGCGACAACACTCCCTTCCTGGGGCGAGAGCTCCGCGGGCGCGTGCTCGTCACGCTCGCAGACGGTCGCGCCGTGTTCGACGCCCTCGGTGACGCCCGATGA
- the carA gene encoding glutamine-hydrolyzing carbamoyl-phosphate synthase small subunit, with product MSATRKAHLALADGTLFEGEAFGADGSTTGEVVFTTGMTGYQEVLTDPSYTGQIVTMTAPEIGNTGINDEDDEAVGGRPQVSGFVVRSPSPVTSSWRAKGSLDEYLARHGVVAIGGVDTRRLTRLIRDRGAQNGCIGTEPPDVLVERARSAPSMEGLDLAARVTPQERYEFQEGCGAWSALGDEPAAQAERPRIVAMDFGAKRNIFRCLVQSGFRVTAVPAATSAADILALSPDGIFLSSGPGDPAAVTYAVATIRELLGKKPIFGICLGHQLLSLALGGRTYKLKFGHRGLNQPVKDLTTGRVEITTQNHGFVVDIDSLKGHARSTHVHLNDGTSEGLEAPEARAFSVQYHPEAAAGPHDALYLFERFRQLVAG from the coding sequence ATGAGCGCCACGCGCAAGGCCCACCTGGCCCTGGCCGACGGCACGCTGTTCGAAGGCGAAGCGTTCGGCGCCGACGGCAGCACCACCGGCGAGGTCGTGTTCACCACCGGCATGACCGGCTACCAGGAAGTGCTGACGGATCCGAGCTACACCGGCCAGATCGTCACGATGACGGCGCCGGAGATCGGCAACACCGGCATCAACGACGAGGACGACGAGGCCGTCGGCGGCCGGCCGCAGGTCTCCGGCTTCGTGGTGCGGAGCCCCAGCCCCGTCACCTCGAGCTGGCGCGCCAAGGGCAGCCTGGACGAGTACCTGGCGCGACACGGCGTGGTCGCCATCGGCGGCGTGGACACCCGGCGCCTGACCCGCCTGATCCGCGATCGCGGCGCGCAGAACGGCTGCATCGGCACCGAGCCCCCGGACGTGCTGGTCGAGCGCGCCCGGAGCGCGCCCAGCATGGAGGGCCTCGACCTCGCGGCGCGCGTCACGCCCCAGGAGCGCTACGAGTTCCAGGAAGGCTGCGGCGCCTGGAGCGCGCTCGGAGACGAACCGGCGGCGCAGGCGGAGCGGCCGCGCATCGTGGCCATGGACTTCGGCGCCAAGCGCAACATCTTCCGCTGCCTCGTCCAGAGCGGCTTCCGCGTCACCGCAGTGCCCGCCGCGACCAGCGCCGCCGACATCCTCGCCCTGTCACCCGACGGCATCTTCCTGTCCAGCGGCCCCGGCGATCCCGCCGCGGTCACCTACGCGGTCGCGACCATCCGCGAGCTCCTGGGCAAGAAGCCCATCTTCGGCATCTGCCTCGGCCACCAGCTGCTCTCGCTCGCCCTGGGCGGCCGCACCTACAAGCTCAAGTTCGGTCACCGCGGCCTGAATCAACCGGTCAAGGACCTGACCACCGGGCGCGTCGAGATCACCACGCAGAACCACGGCTTCGTGGTGGACATCGACTCGCTGAAGGGCCACGCGCGCTCGACGCACGTGCACCTGAACGACGGCACCAGCGAAGGCCTGGAAGCGCCGGAGGCGCGAGCGTTCAGCGTGCAATACCACCCCGAGGCCGCCGCCGGCCCGCACGACGCGCTCTACCTGTTCGAGCGATTTCGGCAGTTGGTCGCTGGCTGA
- a CDS encoding GMC family oxidoreductase, whose amino-acid sequence MSGAILELRDVSGKPRVQDAADVVVIGSGAAGATAARVLTEAGLDVVLIEEGAHVSTADLQNDMWSSFKQVWRDLGFQVANGRALTPILQGRCVGGTTAINGAIIHRMPEKIWARWRDEFGLGDALPYAELVRIWDTLDQELHVGTAPEAVLGQNNALMRTATERLGIAGNLIRRNVKDCQGSAHCNQGCPTARRQSMNVSYVPRSVAAGARVYATCTATSLLTRGGRATGVIGRFRDPLSGESGPELRVEARRAVFLAASAIQTPLFLAHNRVGRGSGVLGKRLQAHPGTAVVGVFDAPVKMFRGATQGYESVHYWDERMKFETVAMPPELAMARLPGLGPELMRELARYAHLAVWGVQVRAEAMGSVRAGLFGGTHIEYDMTDADIRVLKLGVRRLTEMMFAAGARAVLPGVHGLPASIASVDELQPMFDAADDPRLFHTIAAHLFGTALMGGSAFNSVVKPSFETHDLPGLYVIDSSVFPTNMGVNPQHTISALAWLAAERLAS is encoded by the coding sequence ATGAGCGGCGCCATCCTCGAGCTCCGGGACGTCTCCGGCAAGCCGCGCGTCCAAGACGCCGCCGACGTGGTCGTGATCGGCAGCGGCGCGGCCGGCGCCACGGCGGCGCGGGTCTTGACCGAGGCGGGCCTCGACGTGGTGTTGATCGAAGAGGGCGCTCACGTGAGCACCGCCGACCTGCAGAACGACATGTGGTCGAGCTTCAAGCAGGTCTGGCGCGACCTGGGCTTCCAGGTCGCGAACGGGCGTGCGCTCACGCCCATTCTGCAGGGACGCTGCGTGGGCGGCACCACGGCCATCAACGGCGCCATCATCCACCGCATGCCGGAGAAGATCTGGGCCCGCTGGCGCGACGAGTTCGGGCTGGGCGACGCCCTGCCCTACGCGGAGCTCGTGCGCATCTGGGACACCCTCGACCAGGAGCTCCACGTGGGCACCGCGCCGGAGGCAGTGCTCGGCCAGAACAACGCGCTGATGCGCACCGCCACCGAGCGCCTGGGCATCGCCGGCAACCTGATCCGGCGCAACGTGAAGGACTGCCAGGGCAGCGCCCACTGCAACCAGGGCTGCCCCACCGCTCGGCGCCAGAGCATGAACGTCTCGTACGTGCCGCGCTCCGTGGCGGCCGGCGCCCGCGTCTACGCCACCTGCACCGCGACCTCGCTCCTCACCCGGGGCGGGCGGGCCACCGGTGTGATCGGGCGCTTCCGCGATCCGCTGAGCGGCGAGAGCGGACCGGAGCTCCGAGTCGAGGCCCGCCGCGCGGTGTTCTTGGCCGCGAGCGCCATCCAGACCCCGCTGTTTCTGGCGCACAATCGCGTGGGCCGCGGCTCCGGCGTGCTGGGCAAGCGCCTGCAGGCGCACCCGGGCACGGCCGTGGTCGGCGTGTTCGACGCGCCGGTGAAGATGTTCCGAGGCGCGACCCAGGGCTACGAGAGCGTCCACTACTGGGACGAGCGCATGAAGTTCGAGACTGTCGCCATGCCGCCGGAGCTGGCCATGGCGCGCTTGCCCGGGCTCGGCCCCGAGCTGATGCGCGAGCTCGCCCGCTACGCCCACCTGGCGGTCTGGGGCGTGCAGGTGCGCGCGGAGGCGATGGGCTCGGTGCGTGCGGGCCTGTTCGGGGGCACGCACATCGAATACGACATGACCGATGCCGACATCCGCGTGCTCAAGCTCGGCGTGCGGCGACTGACGGAGATGATGTTCGCCGCCGGCGCCCGCGCGGTGCTGCCGGGCGTGCACGGTTTGCCGGCCTCGATCGCCAGCGTGGACGAGCTCCAGCCCATGTTCGACGCCGCCGACGACCCGCGCCTGTTCCACACCATCGCTGCGCACCTGTTCGGCACGGCGCTGATGGGCGGCTCGGCGTTCAACAGCGTGGTCAAGCCCAGCTTCGAGACCCACGATCTGCCCGGCCTGTACGTGATCGACTCCAGCGTGTTCCCGACCAACATGGGCGTGAACCCCCAGCACACCATCTCGGCCCTGGCGTGGCTCGCGGCGGAGCGTCTGGCCTCGTGA
- the rimO gene encoding 30S ribosomal protein S12 methylthiotransferase RimO, which produces MARKTIHFVSLGCPKNRVDSEVMLGVAERAGYRHVPDAADASVIVVNTCGFIDAAKKESIDTILELGRHKESGSCQKLVVAGCLSQRHPDELADGLPEVDHLLGSSDMLKLEGVLTGKAERILVGSPADWVVKAADPRTISTRGASAYVKIAEGCNRKCSFCVIPELRGLQRSRSVRDVVEEVKRLADAGVLEVNLVSQDTVAYGRDLPGDRSLAQLVERVAAVSGIRWVRLFYLYPEKLGDELIELIGHHERVVPYVDMPLQHAADAMLRRMRRGHGGARLRELVSRLRERVPNLTFRTAFIVGHPGESEAEFEELCDFVRWARFDRMGVFRYSDEESSKSYHLADKVPPRVAASRAKKLMAIQRKISREKQRALIGQELTVLVEGPSEESELVMVGRHAGQAPEIDGQVFLSGAEVRPGQMRRVRIERATDYDLLGEVIDEEPSERAPRRKQPGAPVVHRESDGRKVGLRVVT; this is translated from the coding sequence TTGGCTCGCAAAACCATCCACTTCGTCTCGCTCGGCTGCCCGAAGAACCGGGTGGACAGCGAGGTCATGCTCGGCGTCGCCGAACGCGCGGGCTACCGTCACGTGCCCGACGCGGCGGACGCCTCGGTGATCGTGGTCAACACCTGCGGCTTCATCGACGCGGCCAAGAAGGAGAGCATCGACACCATCCTCGAGCTCGGCCGCCACAAGGAGAGCGGGAGCTGCCAGAAGCTGGTGGTCGCCGGCTGCCTCAGCCAGCGCCACCCGGACGAGCTGGCGGACGGCCTGCCGGAGGTGGATCACCTGCTCGGCTCGAGCGACATGCTCAAGCTCGAAGGCGTGCTCACCGGCAAGGCCGAGCGCATCCTGGTCGGTAGCCCCGCCGACTGGGTGGTGAAGGCCGCCGACCCGCGCACGATCTCGACCCGCGGCGCCAGCGCCTACGTGAAGATCGCCGAAGGCTGCAACCGCAAGTGCTCCTTCTGCGTGATCCCGGAGCTCCGGGGGCTTCAGCGCTCGCGCTCGGTGCGCGACGTGGTCGAGGAGGTGAAGCGGCTCGCAGACGCCGGCGTCCTGGAGGTGAACCTGGTGTCGCAGGACACCGTGGCCTACGGCCGCGACCTGCCGGGCGACCGCAGCCTGGCCCAGCTGGTCGAGCGCGTGGCGGCGGTGTCCGGCATCCGCTGGGTGCGCCTGTTCTACCTGTACCCGGAGAAGCTCGGCGACGAGCTGATCGAGCTCATCGGCCACCACGAGCGCGTCGTGCCCTACGTGGACATGCCGCTCCAGCACGCGGCGGACGCCATGCTCCGGCGCATGCGCCGCGGACACGGCGGCGCGCGCCTGCGCGAGCTGGTGAGCCGCCTGCGCGAGCGCGTGCCGAACCTCACCTTCCGCACCGCCTTCATCGTGGGCCATCCCGGCGAGAGCGAGGCGGAGTTCGAAGAGCTGTGCGACTTCGTGCGCTGGGCGCGCTTCGATCGCATGGGCGTGTTCCGCTATTCGGACGAGGAGTCGTCGAAGAGCTATCACCTGGCCGACAAGGTGCCGCCGCGGGTCGCCGCCTCCCGCGCCAAGAAGCTGATGGCCATCCAGCGCAAGATCAGCCGCGAGAAGCAGCGCGCGCTGATCGGGCAGGAGCTCACCGTGCTGGTCGAGGGCCCGAGCGAGGAGAGCGAGCTGGTGATGGTGGGCCGGCACGCCGGCCAGGCACCGGAGATCGACGGCCAGGTGTTCCTGTCCGGCGCCGAGGTGCGCCCCGGGCAGATGCGCCGCGTGCGCATCGAGCGCGCCACCGACTACGACTTGCTCGGCGAGGTCATCGACGAGGAGCCCAGCGAGCGCGCCCCGCGGCGGAAGCAACCGGGCGCGCCGGTCGTCCACCGCGAGAGCGACGGCCGCAAGGTCGGCCTGCGCGTCGTCACTTGA